The Pyrenophora tritici-repentis strain M4 chromosome 10, whole genome shotgun sequence genome contains a region encoding:
- a CDS encoding Tymo-45kd-70kd multi-domain protein, producing MDGISSNQSTGNDILKEFLQDKSANEILGHFFGAPMVNDPSGRLNDAAIISIDTEWWQKDPNPVTELGISELQSKFVFPSVHATNILTGVQTAHARLKPHAHLINKFPGAGDPEKFELGTTKFVTEEEAKQVLIDAFVRPHLEDPTYLQPIILVGHAVENEFEHILEAFGVDLLSYGTIVKVIDTQAMAKDAGILGPKGPLISLGDLISHFNLTVPNLHSAGNDAAATLMAAVLVSLKEVLYPGVGANKPPAIVEDINIPWVVSALLTDYKSPAPI from the coding sequence ATGGATGGAATCAGCTCCAACCAGTCCACTGGCAACGACATCCTGAAGGAGTTTCTTCAGGACAAGTCTGCCAACGAGATCTTGGGCCACTTCTTCGGGGCGCCTATGGTCAATGACCCGTCCGGCCGTCTCAATGATGCTGCCATCATTTCCATTGACACGGAGTGGTGGCAGAAGGACCCCAATCCAGTGACCGAGCTGGGCATCTCGGAGCTCCAGAGCAAGTTTGTCTTTCCCAGCGTCCATGCCACCAACATCCTCACTGGAGTGCAAACGGCGCACGCCCGTCTCAAGCCCCATGCCCACCTCATCAACAAGTTCCCCGGCGCAGGCGACCCAGAGAAGTTCGAGCTTGGCACCACCAAGTTCGTGACGGAGGAAGAGGCAAAACAGGTCCTAATCGACGCCTTTGTGCGCCCGCATTTGGAGGATCCCACCTACCTCCAGCCGATCATCCTCGTCGGCCACGCCGTGGAGAACGAGTTTGAGCACATCCTCGAGGCATTCGGCGTTGACCTTCTCAGCTATGGCACCATCGTCAAGGTCATCGACACCCAGGCCATGGCCAAGGATGCAGGCATCCTGGGCCCCAAGGGCCCCCTCATCAGCCTCGGAGATCTTATCTCCCACTTCAACCTAACTGTCCCCAACCTCCACAGCGCAGGCAACGATGCTGCTGCCACCCTCATGGCCGCTGTCCTCGTCTCCCTCAAGGAGGTACTCTATCCTGGCGTCGGCGCCAACAAACCCCCTGCCATCGTCGAAGATATCAACATCCCGTGGGTCGTCAGCGCCCTCCTGACCGACTACAAGTCCCCGGCACCCATCTAG
- a CDS encoding Mating-C multi-domain protein produces the protein MPSARTNVPTVVQRPAMAKKERVVGFYEDPVASFCRPANNTEEWAAYHFEMHARQCAYCHKPYEVHRNHERLCDVGHRLAQDVAQYIYQKADGAIYSTTEEDNKVVRVEVPAGYVEVFSLLKAIERSLRHRSRKPFVSMDRTYYVAPRTSSTSPRRSHSVKLEQEPKKSKSSRPRSGEIVDWPHHTTTTKTKRPLAEISNTPNSKRGSLYEEDLAKQRRNAKHYAVEVREPSARDVREHRSPGYYR, from the coding sequence ATGCCTTCAGCACGCACAAACGTGCCCACTGTCGTCCAACGGCCAGCCATGGCCAAGAAGGAGCGAGTAGTGGGCTTCTACGAGGACCCCGTGGCCTCATTCTGCCGACCAGCCAACAACACCGAGGAATGGGCTGCCTACCACTTTGAGATGCACGCCAGACAGTGTGCCTACTGCCACAAGCCATACGAAGTCCACCGCAACCACGAGCGACTCTGTGACGTCGGCCACCGTCTCGCCCAGGACGTGGCTCAATACATCTACCAGAAGGCAGATGGAGCCATCTACTCCACCACTGAAGAGGACAACAAGGTCGTCCGCGTCGAGGTCCCCGCCGGCTACGTCGAGGTCTTCTCTCTCCTCAAGGCCATTGAGCGCAGCCTCCGTCACCGGTCACGCAAGCCATTCGTGTCCATGGACCGCACCTACTACGTAGCTCCTCGCACATCATCCACCTCACCTCGACGAAGCCACTCGGTCAAGCTTGAGCAGGAGCCCAAGAAGTCAAAGTCATCCCGCCCACGATCTGGTGAGATTGTTGACTGGCCACAtcacaccaccaccaccaagACCAAGCGCCCCCTCGCCGAGATCAGCAACACACCCAACTCCAAGCGCGGCTCTCTCTACGAAGAGGACCTGGCCAAGCAGCGCCGCAACGCAAAGCACTACGCTGTCGAGGTCCGCGAGCCATCAGCGCGAGACGTCCGCGAGCACCGATCACCTGGCTACTACCGATGA
- a CDS encoding GlcD, FAD-FMN-containing dehydrogenase, with translation MNQKKLSADKKTVAVGPGNRWKEVYDYLTPYNLAIVGGQASDVGVGGLTLGGGISHHTNQYGLACDNIASFELVTAKGAIINVSYDTFPDLYWALRGGSNNFGIITTFNYETLSQGPMFASKRQYNISYAPALIDAFGNAVDKADEDHKLAHFVAVSYYSGSKLASAEYEYFDPIDTANPPAILKEYLSYPPVTDNTRNTTLAETTLGLTASMPDGFRTTMWSQSFKLNTDLMKWIMQHLWEVAPGIPEKAPSISFQAFTKPALQAMQKKGGNSLGLYPEDGPFFHALFYMSWTDEKDDKAVLKAAQSYLSDCVAKAKELGADNDYMCMPYSSPYEPVISGYGATNVAKLNAVSKEYDPDSVFQKLQLGYFKLSGKAPFGQVV, from the exons ATGAACCAGAAGAAGCTATCCGCTGACAAGAAAACGGTTGCTGTTGGTCCCGGCAACCGATGGAAGGAGGTATACGACTACCTGACTCCCTACAACCTTGCCATCGTCGGTGGACAG GCGTCGGATGTCGGAGTCGGTGGTCTTACTCTGGGTGGGGGAATCAGCCACCACACCAACCAATACGGCTTGGCATGCGATAATATTGCATCTTTTGAACTCGTCACTGCCAAAGGCGCTATCATTAATGTGAGCTATGATACGTTTCCCGACCTGTACTGGGCTCTGCGCGGAGGAAGCAACAATTTCGGCATCATCACTACCTTCAACTACGAAACCCTTTCTCAAGGTCCCATGTTCGCCAGCAAACGCCAATATAACATCAGTTACGCCCCTGCCCTGATCGACGCATTTGGAAATGCGGTTGACAAGGCTGATGAGGACCACAAACTCGCACACTTCGTCGCGGTCTCGTACTATTCTGGAAGCAAGCTTGCATCCGCGGAGTACGAGTACTTTGATCCGATTGACACAGCGAACCCACCGGCCATACTTAAGGAATACCTCTCGTACCCCCCGGTCACAGACAACACCCGAAATACCACTCTCGCTGAAACTACTCTTGGGTTGACCGCGAGTATGCCAGACGGCTTCCGCACGACTATGTGGTCCCAGTccttcaagctcaacacgGATCTCATGAAATGGATCATGCAGCATCTCTGGGAGGTTGCTCCGGGCATTCCTGAAAAGGCACCCAGTATCTCATTCCAGGCCTTTACCAAGCCCGCACTACAGGCCATGCAGAAGAAGGGTGGTAATTCGCTCGGCCTCTATCCCGAAGACGGGCCATTCTTCCATGCGCTGTTTTACATGTCTTGGACCGATGAGAAGGATGACAAGGCCGTCCTCAAGGCAGCGCAGAGCTATCTTAGCGATTGCGTAGCCAAGGCCAAGGAGCTCGGTGCGGACAACGACTACATGTGCATGCCATACAGTAGCCCCTACGAGCCCGTTATTTCCGGCTATGGAGCCACAAACGTCGCCAAGCTGAACGCTGTCTCGAAAGAGTACGACCCTGACAGCGTATTCCAGAAGCTGCAACTCGGCTATTTCAAGCTCAGCGGAAAGGCTCCATTCGGCCAGGTTGTATAG
- a CDS encoding putative 6-methylsalicylic acid synthase protein — protein MSKIPSRPKLFVVLESSYKGQCLDHVARYSLYGFARAAASEHSDTWGGLIDNEGAALPLSSIRDVRMQGVVRVQNGVPQVARLRQFSASEKAKKPGKSLLPRPGGTYLVTGSFEKLDLEVLQFLVERGAQRIVVVSRHTLPPRKEWPSVFGPMSSIIERIKLLEDRGATIHALALDIGLPGASSKLTSAIEQLSLPPVLGVVHAAAVPEHGYIKDTTSDTYATVMAPKITRALNLHETFPPGTLDFLILFSSINQVIGTPGQSASAASNTFLDGLAIHRRKQYCNTVAIQSTAWRASNTALINPELHAAGIADITTEEAFQAWQLLSGIDTDHAVVTRLRVLDTEEPLPSEVLADVVKRRTTPKDEHSVE, from the coding sequence ATGTCGAAAATCCCTAGCAGACCGAAGCTGTTTGTTGTGTTGGAGAGCAGTTACAAAGGTCAATGTCTTGATCATGTAGCGCGATACTCTCTATACGGCTTCGCACGCGCCGCTGCATCAGAACACTCGGATACCTGGGGTGGTTTGATCGACAATGAAGGAGCAGCTCTTCCTCTATCTTCCATCAGAGATGTGCGCATGCAAGGCGTAGTTCGCGTACAGAATGGGGTCCCACAGGTTGCGCGGCTGAGGCAGTTCTCTGCGAGCGAAAAGGCCAAAAAACCCGGGAAAAGTCTTCTACCCCGGCCTGGTGGAACGTACTTAGTCACTGGTAGCTTTGAGAAGCTAGATCTTGAGGTACTTCAGTTCTTGGTCGAAAGAGGTGCTCAAAGGATCGTTGTAGTATCGCGTCACACTCTGCCGCCTCGAAAGGAGTGGCCTTCCGTTTTCGGACCGATGTCTTCAATCATCGAGCGTATCAAGCTGCTAGAAGATCGTGGTGCGACAATACATGCCCTAGCACTTGACATTGGCCTTCCGGGAGCATCATCTAAATTGACAAGCGCAATTGAGCAACTGTCACTCCCTCCAGTGTTAGGGGTTGTTCATGCTGCCGCCGTACCGGAGCATGGATACATCAAAGACACCACTTCTGACACCTATGCTACCGTCATGGCTCCAAAGATCACAAGGGCTCTGAACCTGCATGAGACTTTCCCACCAGGGACGCTTGACTTCCTCATACTCTTCTCATCGATCAATCAGGTCATTGGAACGCCGGGCCAGTCTGCAAGTGCCGCATCAAACACCTTTCTCGACGGACTAGCTATCCATCGACGGAAACAATATTGCAACACTGTCGCTATACAATCGACAGCATGGCGAGCGTCAAATACAGCTCTCATCAATCCTGAGTTACATGCTGCAGGCATCGCAGACATAACAACAGAAGAGGCCTTCCAGGCTTGGCAACTTCTTTCGGGTATTGATACCGACCACGCCGTTGTAACCAGGCTGAGAGTTCTCGATACTGAGGAGCCATTGCCGAGCGAAGTCTTAGCCGATGTGGTGAAACGCCGCACTACTCCGAAAGATGAACATTCGGTGGAGTGA
- a CDS encoding Qor, NADPH:quinone reductase and related Zn-dependent oxidoreductase — MASTMKAWQYNSTKGGIEKNLQLNDAAPQPTIFDEQILVEVHAMALNPVDHKVTEGPLPLRLIGTNITPGADFCGKVAKVGKKVDSFQIGEFVFGAKVGALTGGTLAQYVAVEKNMLTRLPEGVKVEDAAGVGVVGLTEYQALVPNVKSGDKVFINGGSGGTGVYGIQIAKALGCHVTTTCSTPNVDFCKSLGADEVIDYKTNDVVETLSAKGQIFSLVVDNIGTPANLYKAASAFLLSTGKFVQIGSTLSLGSIKTVGGNMLLPKFLGGGKNSYQMLMTKPSADALGQLAEWFKEGKLKGVVDTVFDWEDAPKAFEKLKTGRAKGKVVVRVPQDKAKEKAADESA, encoded by the exons ATGGCGTCCACGATGAAAGCATGGCAGTATAACAGCACAAAAGGCGGCATCGAGAAAAACCTGCAACTCAACGATGCTGCACCGCAACCCACCATCTTCGACGAACAGATCCTCGTTGAAGTCCATGCCATGGCCCTCAATCCAGTTGACCATAAAGTCACCGAAGGTCCTCTGCCACTACGTCTCATAGGTACCAACATCACCCCCGGCGCTGACTTTTGTGGTAAAGTAGCCAAGGTGGGAAAGAAGGTGGACTCATTTCAGATTGGCGAGTTTGTGTTTGGCGCAAAAGTTGGTGCGCTGACGGGCGGAACGCTGGCGCAGTATGTGGCTGTGGAGAAGAACATGTTGACGCGATTGCCCGAGGGGGTAAAGGTGGAGGATGCGGCCGGTGTGGGGGTTGTGGGGTTGACTGA GTATCAAGCACTTGTGCCCAACGTTAAGAGCGGCGATAAAGTCTTCATCAATGGTGGTTCGGGTGGTACTGGCGTCTACGGCATTCAAATCGCAAAGGCCCTGGGTTGCCACGTTACGACTACTTGCTCAACGCCCAACGTCGACTTCTGCAAGAGCTTAGGCGCTGACGAGGTCATCGACTACAAGACTAATGATGTTGTCGAGACGCTTTCTGCCAAAGGCCAGATCTTCAGCCTTGTGGTGGACAACATCGGCACACCTGCTAACCTCTACAAAGCCGCATCGGCGTTCCTACTATCAACCGGAAAGTTCGTTCAGATCGGCTCGACGCTGAGCCTCGGAAGCATCAAAACCGTCGGCGGAAACATGCTGCTCCCAAAATTTCTCGGCGGAGGCAAGAATAGCTATCAGATGTTGATGACGAAGCCGTCGGCGGATGCACTAGGACAGCTTGCTGAGTGGTTCAAGGAGGGCAAGTTGAAGGGAGTCGTGGACACTGTGTTTGATTGGGAGGATGCACCCAAGGCATTTGAGAAGTTGAAGACTGGTAGGGCGAAGGGTAAGGTCGTGGTTAGGGTGCCACAGGACAAGGCCAAAGAGAAGGCTGCTGATGAGAGTGCTTAG
- a CDS encoding PhoD, Phosphodiesterase-alkaline phosphatase D encodes MNNTKQSFLNYRGISVDSRKMNAVRAYFEWMPIRQVDMDDNLRIWRNFKMGKLFDLIMLDTRN; translated from the exons ATGAACAACACCAAACAGAGCTTCTTGAATTATCGCGGTATCAGTGTCGACTCGAGAAAAATGAACGCTGTCCGAGCCTACTTTGAATGGATGCC CATTCGTCAAGTCGACATGGACGACAACCTTCGCATCTGGCGTAACTTCAAGATGGGCAAGCTCTTCGACCTCATCATGCTCGATACACGCAACTAA
- a CDS encoding PhoD, Phosphodiesterase-alkaline phosphatase D translates to MIEAKNLTPFTQYYYQFNVCGSSNKSPLGRTKTSPDEYDEVSKIGLAIFSCSNRQNGYFNAYGNAARKNNVDFFVHLGDYIYESAKGKLGQDPRATNPSREIVTLYDYRTRIGQYRSDPDLRLAHQGFAWIPTWDDHEVANNGYCDGFR, encoded by the exons ATG ATTGAGGCCAAGAATCTGACACCATTCACCCAATATTACTACCAGTTCAACGTCTGCGGCAGTTCTAACAAGAGTCCGCTCGGCAGAACAAAGACGAGCCCTGATGAATATGATGAGGTGTCGAAGATTGGTCTTGCCATCTTCTCATGCTCTAACAGGCAAAATGGATACTTTAACGCCTACGGAAACGCTGCCAGAAAAAACAATGTAGATTTCTTT GTCCATCTCGGCGACTACATTTACGAGTCTGCCAAAGGCAAGCTGGGACAAGATCCAAGGGCGACAAATCCTTCAAGGGAGATAGTCACTCTCTACG ATTACCGAACTAGAATCGGACAATATCGCAGCGACCCCGACCTTCGGCTCGCACACCAAGGTTTTGCATGGATCCCAACCTGGGATGATCATG AGGTTGCAAACAATGGATATTGTGATGGCTTTAGGTAA